CTTTACCAGGATATCCCCCAGCCGCTGGCCCGGCCCTGCTTGCTTCTGCAGCTCCAGAGCCTGCTTAAGCTGGTCTTCGGTTATGACTCCGGCTTGAAGTAAGATTTCGCCAAGTTTAAGTCTGCTCTTAACTCCTTGTGTACCCAATACCTTCACCCAATCGTATTGGCAATCTCATTTTAGACACTATTGCTTAAACAGCAACTACGTTGGCGCATGATGGAAAAACAAAATACAAACAAAAAGATAAAACATTCATTCTTGTCCCGTCACAGATGTCTATTTTCAAAAACCCATGCAACTTCCCACGTCGTATGACAGAATCCACGAAAAAGCCATGTTCGATTTTCAGTCCACCGTTACGGAATCAAGCGTGTTCCCATTTGCATCATAACCAGTAATGACTTTGGTTAAAAGACCATTACTATCTTCTAAAACCTGAACCCATACTAATCCCTTCGGTCCATTCGAAGGTGCTTCTCCGCCACTAACGTTTACAGCCTTAGTAGAGTCTGAAGCTGTGCTGAGGTCTCCTAGATCGATAGCACCCTTTTTACCTGTAAATGGGTTTTGAAGAGCATTCGAGTTGTTTATTCTCGTTACGAGAGCCTCCCTAAAATCATTGTCGCTATCATATGTCTTGCTCGACATGCCCTCCATTATCGCTTGTACCAATCTCATGTTAGCCTGTACGCCGGCCTCTTTCGCGGACTTCTGTACTACGCCGGACCTGGGAATCAACACCGCCGCCAATATCGCTATAACCGCGATGACTATCATCAGTTCGATTAACGTGAATCCTTTTTGCTTTTTTCTCCTAATTTTCGACAGTGACATAACATCTCCTCCTTTTCTTAAATTGCCTGAAGCTTACCGATATCCTTATTCCCCGTCAGGTTCCCTCTGAGTCTCACCCCCTTCACTACGGCACCAGCAGCTTCAGGTACCAGTCGACAATTTCCTGTCCCCAGAAAAAGGCCACCAGGCCCCCGAGGGATAAAAAAGGGCCAAAGGGTATGAGATCCTTGGCACCTTTTCTGCCTGCGACTACCAGCGATAAGCCGACCAGGGCTCCGGCAACAAAAGCCACAAAAAGCCCCACCAAGGTGCCGCCCACGCCCAGGAACAGACCCAAAACTCCTGCCAGTTTGACATCTCCCCAGCCCATACCTCCCCTGGACACGAGGATTACCAGCGCCAGGAAATTGGCGGCCCCTAGCCCTGATGCCAGGCCCCATTTCAACCGGGCCCAAGAATCCAGGTACAGCAAAATTCCACCTGTCACCAGAGCAAAGATGATGACTTCGTCCGGTATGACCATGTGTTTCAGGTCGGCCACGGTGATGACGGTTAGGCAGGACACCAACACCCAGGCGAGTAGGACATTCCAGGAGTACCCGAACCGCGCCCAGGCACCGGCAAAGAGCAACCCGGTTATCATCTCGACCATCGGGTATTGCAGGGAAAAGGAGGTTTGGCAGTAACGGCACCTGCCTTTGAGATAAAAGTAGCTGAGCACCGGGATAAGGTCCAATAACCCTAACCTGTGCCCGCAGGCGGCGCAGTGTGAAGGGGGGGATATCACGGATTCTCCCTTAGGTAGGCGTTCGATGCAGACGTTGAGAAAACTCCCGACCGACAGGCCCAGCAAAAAAACCAACAAACCCGTCCCCAACTGCACTCCCCTCCCCTTTGTTCGTCTGCTGATAGGCGTAGATTAACAATGGTCTTTTCTAAAAAGTTAACCTTATTATCAAACAGTGCTGGATCTAATACGCGTAAGATTCCATCTCCGAATTATTTTCTCACCAGTTATTCATCAGCGTTAATCAGCGTCTAATTCATAAATCAGTGTCGTCTATAACACAAAACCCCAGAACCTAAGATATGCTACGCTGTACTTAGGAATTCTGGGGTTAATTTCCTAAGGCAACCCGGCCGCCATAGACTCCTCGCCCTTAGGCCCGAGGCTTTGCGCCCTCACCTTTCGGTGAGTTTGCCCTTAGTTGTTATGTATTCAGGCTACTTCCACGATATTATAACCGCATTCTGGCTACCCTGGCAACCGTTTCATTATATGGACCAGCCCGTCCCTAACCTCGCCTTTCCAGATACCTGGAAAGCAGGCGGGAATCGGCAGCTCTTTCCCTTGCCCGCTCCTCTGTGATCACACCCATTCTCACCAGTTCGGCCAAGGCACGATCCAGAGGTATCATCCCTTCCTGAGCTCCCGTTTCAATGATTGAAGGCACTTGATGGGTCTTACCTTCTCTGATCAGTGCTCTCGCCGCGTGGGTGACTACCAACACCTCGGCTGCACACACCAGTCCCTGCCCGTCCAGGCGCGGGAGTAACTGTTGAGATATAACTCCCTGCAGCACTGAAGCCAGCTGGGCTCTAACCTGGGATTGCTGGTGCGGAGGAAAAGCATCGATTATACGCTCCACCGTCTCCGCCGCCGTATTGGTATGCAGGGTGGACAGAACCAGGTGCCCGGTTTCGGCTGCGGTAATAGCGGTAGCTATCGTTTCCAGGTCCCGCATCTCACCTACCATTATAACGTCGGGGTCTTCGCGCAGGGCAGCCCTCAATCCTTCGGCAAAACTCTCCACGTCTTCTCCTACCTCACGCTGGTTCACAATACTCTTTTTATGCCGGTGCAAGTACTCGATCGGGTCTTCGAGGGTTATTATGTGCTTCTTAAAGTTTACGTTGATGTGATTGACCATAGCCGCCAGAGTAGTCGATTTGCCCGAGCCGGTAGGCCCGGTTACCAATACCAACCCCCGCGGCAGTTCGGCCAGCCGCCGCACCACCAGACCCACTGAAGGCGTGCAGGGGAAGAGTTCTTCGGCCGTAGGTATTCTGCTGGCCAAAACCCGGCAGGCCACAGCGAAACTTCCTCGCTGCCGGTATACGTTTACCCGAAACCGCGAAAGCCCAGGGAGCGACACCGCGATATCGGCGTTGCCTTTCTTCTTCATCTCCTCGGAGCGGCGGGAATCCGCTACCAAACAGGTGGCAATTTCTTCGGTTTGCACCGGATTCAGGGCATGGCCAGCCTCGGGCCACATATGTAAAAATTGTCCAACTTCCCTGCGGCCTTCGTCCGGGCCTCTGGCCGCCAGGTCTCCGAGGTCCCAAAGGACTCCGTTCAGCCTCACTACCGGAGGCTTACCCACGGTGAGGTGAATATCGGCGGCCCCCAGCCGTACCGCGCATACAAGAAGGTCGTGAAAAAACGATTCTCTTTTGTATCCTCTTCCTGCTGGACCCCCTGTGACATCGTGCTCCGCTTCTTGACGCTCATCCGGCAAAACACCAACCCCCTGTTTATCAACCCCTATAAAGAGGCGTCTCTCTAACCAGCGCAACTACAGGTTCGACGTCTATCAGAATACATACGACCAAAGGATCGAACCTATTTACAGTCATTGCCAGTTTGAGCGGCGTAATGCTACAGCTTGGCCGCAATCTCCTCCAGCTGCTCCGAAAGGGAGGCTACCTCCTCTACTGAAGCGGTGATCTCTTCTGCTGCCGCCGCCTGCTCCTCGGTACCCCTCACCATCTGGTTTACGTAATCTCCTAGGTGTTCTGTGACCTCGTGTATGCTCTTGGTCATGGCTTGAGCCGTGTCTACCAGGCTTCTTGACTCCTCCGCCAGTTTACGGACTTCGTCTGCTACAACCGCAAAACCCCGACCCTGTTCCCCAGCGCGGGCTGCTTCAATAGCCGCATTGAGACCAAGCATTTTAGACTCCGCCGCGATCTGCCTGATAGCTCCCGCTATCTCTTCAATCTTCCTGACCGCTTCTACCGCCGATTGAATCTCTTCCTCCAGCCGCTTGGCGCTCAGGTTGATCTCGTTAGCCGAAGCTGCCGTTTCCTCAATAGCTGCTGCAATCTGGTGCATGTTTTCCCGAAAAGCCTGGGCCATTTCTCTTGTTTTCACCGCGATATCTCGCGGAAAAGCTATCCCGTAAACCCCGATGGCGTTGCCATGGTCATCCAAAACAGGTACGCCAACGCTCTTTAAAGCCACACCATATACGGACGCGTCTACCTCGATGACTACGGGCTGTTTGGTAAGCATCGCCCGTTCAATAGCGCCCCCTTTTTGAACCGGCTTTCCCACTTTAGCGAAGGGCACCTCAAAGTTCTTTTCCTCTACGACGGTAAATTTCTCGGTATCAGAAGCATATGCCACTGCCCTGTCCCAGAAGTGAAGAATCCTGCGCCCAATCTCCGCATAGTTCCTCCAAAAATCGATCGCTTCCACTTACCGTCCCCCCTTGCTGCTTTACTAGCATATAGACCCCTCCGCGCCATGCTACCCCGGCTCTTATGCCCGTTCTTCAGGGCCATAAACAATATTTTGACACTATTTGTCTGCAGCGCTGCACGTAACACGCAATATACTTCTGTACAGCAACGACAAATTCCTTCCCTCGCCTGATTCATTCACCAAAAAAGATGTCGAACTCTTCGCTCGTCAAAAACGGTCCCCCTTTGCAAAAGGATCCAACGTGAAGCCACCATGCTCACAGGCTTCAAGTATTTCAGGATCCCGGGTAACGATTTCTCCTCTCGTCTCGTTAGCCAGGGCAAGAACAAATGCGTCAGCGTAGGAGATGCTGTACCTGCCTTTTAGTCTGGCCGCCTCCCAGACACGCGCATTTGTAGCGGGCATAACCTTCCACGGAAAAACGTGCCTGGTAACATCCGACATGAACAGGGCGGCATCCTGTTCGCGACCGACTTTTATCAAACGATAGACGACCTCACCAATGTTAATCGCCGAGATCCGGATATCCAGGGAACCCTTCTCGGCTTTTTCCATGAGGTCTTCTATATAAGAGGCGCCCGGTTCCTCCTGCATCCAGCACAACACAGCATAAGCGTCAAATACCTTGATCATCCCCGACCACCTCGAGCCTGTGTTCTTCTAGGTGTCCCTGAAGTGCCTGATCTCCTTTCAAGGCCCCCTTCCAGCGGTGCCAGTCGGTTTCGGTTAGCGGCTCAACGGGTTCAAGAATTATCCTGCCCCCGATTAAATCTACTTTCAACTGTTCGCCGGGCTTAAGCCCAAGATGTTCCCTTATTTTCTTAGGAAGAACTAGCTGTCCTTTTGAAGACAATCGGACTATCGACATGACCAATACCCCCTTTCTTACTTTCATTGTAAGACAGCTTTTCCCGAGGCACAACCTTTTCTACCTAAGGGATGGCAACAGACACATATCAGCTTTTCGGCTCCCACTTGCGGTCCTCCCCAACTTCTAGCACTCCCATTTTTCCAGACGCGCTTGGGTTTCTTTTCATAAAAAAAAGGCAGACCCTCTGAGGTCTGCCTGGGAAAGTAAACGTACATGGGGAGGAATGAGCTCTCAAGCTATGGTATAGTAGGGGCTGGTTATTTAAACTCGTAGTAGAGTATCCCGTTGGGGTCAACCTTCTTCAATGCCTTGAGTTCTTCCTCAGTGGGAGGAGGCACTACTGGTACGTCTGTTTCTTCGATTTCCCAACCCGTATTCGCTTTTACTTCTTCGACTGTAGTGTACGGGAATATGCAGTCTAACTTGAGAAACTTCTCTCCGGCCGGCTTTCGGAATATGCACAGTGGCGTTATTACCGTGAACGGCTTATCTACAGCCGGAGCAGTGGTAGCAAACTGTACGTGGGGCACAAAAGTTCTGGTATCATGCTGCGGCTTCCAAATGATCGTACGCTTAGTAACAGGGGTCAAAGTAGCGCTCCCTGCTCCACCTGGCCCTCTCAGCTTGGGATGGTCATAGTCTTTTCCGCCTAAAACCGACATCGCAATACGCCCGGACTTGTCCATCTGCAAACAGGACAGAAACGCGATATCGCCTTTCCCTGAAGCATAGAGGTCGAATATCTCATCCAGTCCGAAAGTAGCCACCGAACCCTCGTAAGTGTTAGCCGTAAGAGTCGAAGCCACGTATGGCGGGTTTTGCCAGTTGTGGTCAACCCCGTCACTTAAAGTGACATAAGTGAAGTCTTTGCCTAGAGCTTTTGCAGCCTTCATCGCTACCATGGGAGTCGGCGAAGCCAGGCCATGGAATACAATATCCCCGTCTTGAATCTCACGAATGATGGCTACCGCCATCATTTCCGCTTTGCCGTAGTCCTTGCCATATTCCATGTCTAAAGCCTCCCTTCCAGCATTTTCGCCGCAAACTGGGGAACCTCTTCCGCCTTGACCGCTTTCTGGTAGGCTTTATGCGTGTCCCAGTCCACCGTGACGTACTCGGGGTAGCATATCCCGTGTTTCGCCCCACCCGGCAGCTCTACTACCGCCTCCACCAAAAAGTGAGGGATGGCCGTCAGTTTCGGCTCTTCCTGCATCCGGTAAGTGCCGACAATCCGTTCCGTTGTCAGTATTACCTTCTTAGCTGCCCGCGCCATCAATGGGTCCTGATAACTAGGTCCTAGTATCCTGGCATTTCCGTAAATGTCCGCTTCCTGCACGTGAATTATTGCGTAATCGGGCACTAAGGCCTTTACACATACTACTTCTTCGTCGCCGAATGGGCTCTTCATTACCTGGTAGAACTCAGGCCGAAGACCTACCAAATCACTTCCCCACATACCGCCGACCGGCATAAATGGGATTCCGTATGCTCCCGCACGGAGAGCGTGGATTATGGCAGTTCAGGAACCTTCGATGGCTTTAGCCTTCGGTTCCTCCCCTTCCATAGCCTTCCGCATCCCCGGAGCCAGACCAGCTTCATTTTCGAGCCCAAAGAATCCGAAATAAGCTGTATCTGCCTGGCCCGTTGCGAACAAAACATCTGCTGCGATTCCCAGCGCCGCACCGCACACCTTGAGATCCTTCACCGGCCTCTGAGTCAGGGCCAGGGAAAACAGTAGTGGATTGCGGTGCATGCCGTTTCCCCCGATGGCAAGCAGCATGCCATCTTTGACCAGGTCTACGGCTTGTGACAGAGACACTACTTTCTCTTTCATGAATTGACCTCCTTTACTACGATATTGCCAGTCTTATACCGCCACTCGGTCAGTCCAGCTAGCTCAGAGCGCTCTTTTCTTTCTGAGTTGCATAGACCACCAAGCCAACGATCAGTGCTACGAAGCAGAAGAGGAAAGCCGACTTAAAGGCAGTAGCAGGGATAAGTTGAGCAGCCGTGGTCGGGTACTTCGCGATGATCGCAGCCATAACTTGCTGGAACACAGCTCCACCGACGAATACGAACACGTTCAGATAACCGGTGGCCGTCCCCTGAATTTGCAGGTCAACGTTTTCTTTCAGGTTAGCGTACATTACTACAAAGAATCCGCCGAAGAAACCGTATACGAAGAACAGCACCTTCAGGAACGCAGGAGACATGGTATTAGTCATCCATATCAGGGGTATCCAGGTCAAGAGGTAGATCAGGGTTCCGCCAAAAACCACTTTCTTCCTGCTCTTCAGTATCCGGTCAGAAATGATCCCTGACAGCGGGCAGCCAAAAATCATGCCTAGAGGAATAAGGCTCAACACCTTACCTGCGGCTGCTTTGTCCATTCCGTACACGTTCATCAGGTAGGGACCAGCCCACAGTCCCTGGAATCCCATGATGGTTCCGTAGAGGATAAAG
The sequence above is drawn from the Syntrophothermus lipocalidus DSM 12680 genome and encodes:
- a CDS encoding type II secretion system protein; this encodes MSLSKIRRKKQKGFTLIELMIVIAVIAILAAVLIPRSGVVQKSAKEAGVQANMRLVQAIMEGMSSKTYDSDNDFREALVTRINNSNALQNPFTGKKGAIDLGDLSTASDSTKAVNVSGGEAPSNGPKGLVWVQVLEDSNGLLTKVITGYDANGNTLDSVTVD
- a CDS encoding type II toxin-antitoxin system VapC family toxin, with the protein product MIKVFDAYAVLCWMQEEPGASYIEDLMEKAEKGSLDIRISAINIGEVVYRLIKVGREQDAALFMSDVTRHVFPWKVMPATNARVWEAARLKGRYSISYADAFVLALANETRGEIVTRDPEILEACEHGGFTLDPFAKGDRF
- a CDS encoding prepilin peptidase; this encodes MGTGLLVFLLGLSVGSFLNVCIERLPKGESVISPPSHCAACGHRLGLLDLIPVLSYFYLKGRCRYCQTSFSLQYPMVEMITGLLFAGAWARFGYSWNVLLAWVLVSCLTVITVADLKHMVIPDEVIIFALVTGGILLYLDSWARLKWGLASGLGAANFLALVILVSRGGMGWGDVKLAGVLGLFLGVGGTLVGLFVAFVAGALVGLSLVVAGRKGAKDLIPFGPFLSLGGLVAFFWGQEIVDWYLKLLVP
- a CDS encoding methyl-accepting chemotaxis protein — encoded protein: MEAIDFWRNYAEIGRRILHFWDRAVAYASDTEKFTVVEEKNFEVPFAKVGKPVQKGGAIERAMLTKQPVVIEVDASVYGVALKSVGVPVLDDHGNAIGVYGIAFPRDIAVKTREMAQAFRENMHQIAAAIEETAASANEINLSAKRLEEEIQSAVEAVRKIEEIAGAIRQIAAESKMLGLNAAIEAARAGEQGRGFAVVADEVRKLAEESRSLVDTAQAMTKSIHEVTEHLGDYVNQMVRGTEEQAAAAEEITASVEEVASLSEQLEEIAAKL
- a CDS encoding type IV pilus twitching motility protein PilT, translating into MPDERQEAEHDVTGGPAGRGYKRESFFHDLLVCAVRLGAADIHLTVGKPPVVRLNGVLWDLGDLAARGPDEGRREVGQFLHMWPEAGHALNPVQTEEIATCLVADSRRSEEMKKKGNADIAVSLPGLSRFRVNVYRQRGSFAVACRVLASRIPTAEELFPCTPSVGLVVRRLAELPRGLVLVTGPTGSGKSTTLAAMVNHINVNFKKHIITLEDPIEYLHRHKKSIVNQREVGEDVESFAEGLRAALREDPDVIMVGEMRDLETIATAITAAETGHLVLSTLHTNTAAETVERIIDAFPPHQQSQVRAQLASVLQGVISQQLLPRLDGQGLVCAAEVLVVTHAARALIREGKTHQVPSIIETGAQEGMIPLDRALAELVRMGVITEERARERAADSRLLSRYLERRG
- a CDS encoding AbrB/MazE/SpoVT family DNA-binding domain-containing protein; the protein is MSIVRLSSKGQLVLPKKIREHLGLKPGEQLKVDLIGGRIILEPVEPLTETDWHRWKGALKGDQALQGHLEEHRLEVVGDDQGI
- a CDS encoding CoA-transferase subunit beta, with protein sequence MEYGKDYGKAEMMAVAIIREIQDGDIVFHGLASPTPMVAMKAAKALGKDFTYVTLSDGVDHNWQNPPYVASTLTANTYEGSVATFGLDEIFDLYASGKGDIAFLSCLQMDKSGRIAMSVLGGKDYDHPKLRGPGGAGSATLTPVTKRTIIWKPQHDTRTFVPHVQFATTAPAVDKPFTVITPLCIFRKPAGEKFLKLDCIFPYTTVEEVKANTGWEIEETDVPVVPPPTEEELKALKKVDPNGILYYEFK